From the genome of Palaemon carinicauda isolate YSFRI2023 chromosome 6, ASM3689809v2, whole genome shotgun sequence, one region includes:
- the LOC137642334 gene encoding uncharacterized protein, giving the protein MQLLHCLYNLCNDSRRFKSLATTPSAYDTASTTFATLPKDSNHVSTSSIAFTTFATLQEGSNHVCKYYTTFTTFATLPEGLNHVCTYYTTSTTFATLPGGSNHVCTYYTASKTFATLSKGSNHVCTYYTASTAFATLSKGLNHVCTYYTASTTFATLSKGSNHVCTYYTASTAFATLSIGSNHVCTYYTASKAFATLSKGSNHGCTYYTASTTFATLSKGSNHVCTYYTASTTFATLSKGSNHVCTYYTASTTFATLSKGSNHVCTYYTASTTFATLSKGSNHECTYYTASTILATLPECLNHVCTYYTASTTLPEGLNHVCTYYTASTTFAMLSKGSNHVCTYYTASTTFATLSKGSNHVCTYYTASTTFATLL; this is encoded by the coding sequence ATGCAATTACTACACTGCCTCTACAACCTATGCAACGATTCCAGAAGGTTCAAATCACTGGCTACGACACCGTCTGCATATGACACTGCCTCTACAACTTTTGCAACGCTTCCAAAAGATTCAAATCACGTAAGCACTTCCTCTATTGCCTTTACAACCTTTGCAACGCTTCAAGAAGGTTCAAATCACGTATGCAAATACTATACCACCTTCACAACCTTTGCAACTCTTCCAGAAGGTTTAAATCATGTATGCACTTACTACACTACCTCTACAACATTTGCAACGCTTCCAGGAGGTTCAAATCACGTATGCACTTACTACACTGCTTCTAAAACCTTTGCAACGCTTTCAAAAGGTTCAAATCACGTATGCACTTACTACACTGCCTCTACAGCCTTTGCAACGCTTTCAAAAGGTTTGAATCACGTATGCACTTACTACACTGCCTCTACAACCTTTGCAACGCTTTCAAAAGGTTCAAATCACGTATGCACTTACTACACTGCCTCTACAGCCTTTGCAACGCTTTCAATAGGTTCAAATCACGTATGCACTTACTACACTGCCTCTAAAGCCTTTGCAACGCTTTCAAAAGGTTCAAATCACGGATGCACTTACTACACTGCCTCTACAACCTTTGCAACGCTTTCAAAAGGTTCAAATCACGTATGCACTTACTACACTGCCTCTACAACCTTTGCAACGCTTTCAAAAGGTTCAAATCACGTATGCACTTACTACACTGCCTCTACAACCTTTGCAACGCTTTCAAAAGGTTCAAATCACGTATGCACTTACTACACTGCCTCTACAACCTTTGCAACGCTTTCAAAAGGTTCAAATCACGAATGCACTTACTACACTGCCTCTACAATCCTTGCAACGCTTCCAGAGTGTTTAAATCACGTATGCACTTACTACACTGCCtctacaacacttccagaaggttTAAATCACGTATGCACTTACTACACTGCCTCTACAACCTTTGCAATGCTTTCAAAAGGTTCAAATCACGTATGCACTTACTACACTGCCTCTACAACATTTGCAACGCTTTCAAAAGGTTCAAATCACGTATGCACTTACTACACTGCCTCTACAACCTTTGCAACGCTTTTATAA